One segment of Drosophila ananassae strain 14024-0371.13 chromosome 3R, ASM1763931v2, whole genome shotgun sequence DNA contains the following:
- the LOC6503337 gene encoding 1-phosphatidylinositol 4,5-bisphosphate phosphodiesterase classes I and II isoform X2, protein MMSAGGTYISTASVEVPQALQDGEKFIRWDDDSGTGTPVTMRVDAKGFFLYWVDQNNELDILDIATIRDVRTGQYAKKPKENKLRQIVTLGPQDTLEEKTVTVCHGSDFVNMTFVNFCCTRKEIAQLWSDGLIKLAYSLAQLNGSAIMFLQKAHTKLCLQVDKSGRIPVKNIIKLFAQNKEDRKRVEKALDVTGLPSGKVDSISVSKFQFEDFYNLYKYLTQRSEVERLFDSIVGNSKRKCMSITQLVEFLNKTQRDPRLNEILYPYANPARAKELIQQYEPNKFNAQKGQLSLDGFLRYLMGDDNPIMAPNKLDLCDDMDQPLSHYFINSSHNTYLTGHQLTGKSSVEIYRQCLLAGCRCVELDFWNGRTEEPVIVHGYTFVPEIFAKDVLEAIAESAFKTSEYPVILSFENHCNPRQQAKIANYCREIFGDMLLDKPLDSHPLEANVDLPPPAMLRRKIIIKNKKKHHHHHHHHHHKKPQGGAGQVGGTPAASNKLTAANSVDAKAAQQVAAHEEGGVARSTANGDIGTGHAPPLQQIRQSSKDSTGSSDSDSSSDDESLPNTTPNPPSGNEPPPDKAQKETEAGAEISALVNYVQPIHFSSFENAEKKNRCYEMSSFDEKQATTLLKERPIEFVNYNKHQLSRVYPAGTRFDSSNFMPQLFWNAGCQLVALNFQTLDLAMQLNLGIFEYNARSGYLLKPEFMRRSDRRLDPFAESTVDGIIAGTVSITVLSGQFLTDKRVNTFVEVDMYGLPADTVRKKFRTKTVRDNGMNPVYDEDPFVFKKVVLPELASIRIAAYEEGGKLIGHRVLPVIGLCPGYRHVNLRSEVGQPIALASLFLCVVVKDYVPDDLSNFAEALANPIKYQSELEKRDIQLSVLTDETDAVANADEDLSKSCGQKKELRPVESLATSPKHRASISAAAAMSVDFRDAADRPDGIRGVGGGDDSTSIVAPSIQHQHSLDQSVSTSIRQVESSQFDVDLVIAEPLEKILDHKSVKEKRLEMEKKLESMRKKHDKEKVKIAGQKSSPLEGKKPKFAIPNKLVKRLSNKSLNCLSPNSEPSVEIPACPLDLGDSSEESVGTAADAGEDLAGGSTTSKDGVTQESRLRSACREYTTQYRELQEKYHEAIYAAAEKVLKASQTSQVKQLKASLDKVTGEVMHQLQEARRNEVKTLATVHRDRDELVRMKREVASSVVERGVAERVRLKQTFDRRNDELQKQHESVRNALTEHRSKARQILDKDAESRNCVSSSGFLVLFHGPHHHGCTGSTGSAGNNLTLNLEAGAVGGGGISPAKSHNSISGAAEMKT, encoded by the exons gagaATAAGCTGCGCCAAATTGTGACTCTGGGGCCGCAGGACACGCTCGAGGAGAAGACAGTGACGGTGTGCCATGGCTCCGATTTTGTCAACATGACGTTCGTCAACTTTTGCTGCACTCGCAAGGAAATAGCCCAG CTCTGGTCCGATGGTCTCATCAAGCTGGCCTACAGCCTGGCCCAACTCAATGGATCGGCGATTATGTTCCTGCAGAAGGCCCACACCAAGCTCTGCCTGCAGGTGGACAAGAGCGGTCGCATACCGGTGAAAAA CATCATAAAACTTTTCGCCCAGAACAAGGAGGATCGCAAACGTGTCGAGAAGGCGCTGGACGTGACCGGTTTGCCGTCGGGAAAGGTCGATAGCATATCGGTGTCCAAATTTCAATTCGAGGACTTTTACAATTTGTACAAATATCTCACGCAGCGCTCCGAGGTGGAGCGACTATTTGACAGCAT CGTTGGCAACTcgaaacgcaagtgcatgtcCATCACCCAGCTGGTGGAGTTCCTCAACAAGACGCAGCGCGATCCCCGCCTCAACGAGATCCTCTATCCGTACGCGAATCCCGCCCGGGCCAAGGAGCTCATTCAGCAGTACGAGCCCAACAAGTTCAACGCACAAAAGGGCCAACTCAGTTTGGATGGCTTTTTGAG GTATCTCATGGGAGACGACAATCCCATAATGGCGCCGAATAAGCTGGATCTCTGCGACGACATGGACCAGCCGCTCTCGCACTACTTCATCAACTCCTCGCACAACACTTACCTGACAGGACATCAGCTGACGGGCAAGTCCTCGGTGGAGATTTATAGGCAGTGCCTCCTGGCGGGTTGCAG ATGCGTTGAGCTGGACTTTTGGAATGGACGCACCGAGGAGCCGGTCATCGTCCATGGCTACACGTTCGTCCCGGAAATCTTTGCCAAGGACGTGCTGGAGGCCATCGCAGAGagtgcatttaaaacatcCGAATACCCTGTGATATTGAGCTTTGAGAATCACTGCAATCCCCGGCAACAG GCCAAAATTGCAAACTATTGCCGTGAAATATTTGGCGATATGCTGCTCGACAAGCCCCTCGATTCGCATCCTTTGGAGGCAAATGTGGACCTGCCACCGCCGGCGATGCTGCGACGCAAGATCATAATTAAGAACAAGAAGAAGcaccaccatcatcatcaccatcaccaccacAAGAAGCCGCAGGGCGGAGCGGGCCAGGTGGGCGGTACACCGGCAGCCAGCAACAAATTGACGGCGGCGAATTCAG TGGACGCAAAGGCGGCGCAACAAGTGGCCGCCCACGAGGAGGGGGGCGTGGCCAGGAGCACGGCCAACGGAGACATTGGCACAGGACATGCACCGCCATTGCAA CAAATCCGGCAGAGCTCCAAGGACAGCACCGGCTCCTCCGATTCAGATAGCTCCTCGGACGACGAATCCCTGCCCAACACCACCCCCAATCCCCCCAGTGGCAACGAACCGCCGCCGGATAAGGCCCAGAAGGAGACAGAAGCTGGAGCCGAGATCTCCGCGTTGGTCAACTATGTCCAGCCCATACACTTTAGCTCATTCGAGAATGCGGAAA AGAAGAACCGGTGCTATGAGATGTCCTCGTTCGATGAGAAACAGGCCACCACCCTGCTAAAAGAGCGACCCATCGAGTTTGTGAACTACAACAAGCACCAGCTCTCCCGCGTCTATCCGGCCGGAACCCGATTCGACAGCTCCAACTTCATGCCTCAGCTGTTCTGGAATGCCGGATGCCAGTTGGTGGCCCTCAACTTTCAAACCCTCGACCTGGCCATGCAGCTCAACCTGGGAATCTTCGAGTACAATGCCCGATCTGGTTACTTACTGAAGCCGGAGTTCATGCGACGCTCCGATCGCCGGCTGGATCCTTTTGCCGAGAGCACTGTGGATGGCATCATAGCAGGCACTGTTTCCATTACGGTTCTGTCCGGACAATTCCTCACCGACAAGAGGGTGAACACCTTCGTGGAGGTGGACATGTATGGTCTGCCGGCGGACACAGTGCGCAAGAAGTTCCGCACCAAGACGGTCCGAGACAATGGCATGAATCCGGTTTACGACGAGGATCCGTTTGTATTTAAGAAGGTGGTTCTGCCGGAACTGGCCAGCATCCGGATCGCGGCTTACGAGGAGGGCGGGAAACTGATCGGCCACCGGGTGTTGCCTGTCATTGGGCTATGCCCGGGCTACCGGCATGTGAACCTCCGGTCGGAGGTGGGCCAGCCCATAGCTCTGGCCTCCCTGTTCCTGTGCGTGGTGGTCAAGGACTATGTGCCCGATGATCTGTCCAATTTCGCCGAGGCTCTGGCCAATCCCATCAAGTACCAAAGCGAGCTGGAGAAGCGAGACATTCAGTTGTCGGTGCTGACGGATGAAACGGATGCGGTGGCCAATGCCGATGAGGATCTGTCCAAGTCGT GTGGCCAGAAGAAGGAGCTGCGTCCGGTGGAATCGCTAGCCACCTCGCCCAAGCACCGGGCCAGCATCTCGGCGGCGGCTGCCATGAGTGTGGACTTCCGGGATGCCGCCGATCGTCCGGACGGGATTCGGGGAGTTGGTGGCGGCGACGATAGTACTTCTATTGTGGCACCCAGCATCCAGCATCAGCACTCCCTGGACCAATCAGTGTCCACCTCTATCCGTCAGGTGGAGTCGTCGCAGTTCGATGTGGACCTGGTGATTGCAGAGCCCCTGGAAAAGATTCTCGACCACAAGTCCGTCAAGGAGAAGCGCCTGGAGATGGAGAAGAAGCTGGAGTCGATGCGCAAGAAGCACGACAAGGAGAAGGTCAAGATCGCCGGGCAGAAGTCGAGTCCCCTGGAGGGCAAGAAGCCCAAGTTCGCGATCCCCAATAAGCTGGTAAAGCGGCTGAGCAACAAGAGTCT TAATTGTCTCTCTCCGAACAGCGAACCCAGTGTGGAGATCCCCGCCTGCCCCCTGGATCTGGGCGACAGCAGTGAGGAGAGTGTCGGCACAGCCGCCGATGCTGGCGAGGATTTGGCCGGTGGCAGCACTACCTCCAAAGACGGAGTCACCCAGGAGAGCCGGTTACGCAGTGCCTGCCGGGAGTATACTACGCAATACAGGGAACTGCAGGAGAAGTATCACGAGGCCATCTATGCTGCTGCGGAGAAGGTGCTGAAGGCCTCGCAAACATCACAGGTGAAGCAGCTGAAGGCTTCTCTGGACAAGGTGACCGGCGAGGTGATGCACCAGCTGCAGGAGGCACGGCGCAATGAGGTCAAGACTCTGGCCACGGTTCACAGGGATAGGGATGAGCTGGTCAG AATGAAGCGGGAGGTGGCCAGCTCTGTGGTGGAGCGTGGAGTGGCGGAGCGAGTGCGTCTGAAGCAGACTTTCGACCGAAGAAACGATGAGCTACAGAAGCAGCATGAGTCCGTGAGGAATGCCCTGACAGAACATCGCTCAAAG GCCCGTCAAATCCTTGACAAGGACGCCGAGTCCCGCAACTGTGTCTCTAGCAGTGGCTTTCTGGTGCTCTTCCATGGACCCCACCATCATGGCTGCACCGGGAGCACCGGATCAGCGGGCAATAATCTCACCCTGAATTTGGAAGCGGGAGCAGTTGGCGGAGGCGGAATCTCGCCGGCCAAATCGCACAATAGTATATCGGGCGCTGCTGAGATGAAAACATAA
- the LOC6503337 gene encoding 1-phosphatidylinositol 4,5-bisphosphate phosphodiesterase classes I and II isoform X3, translating to MMSAGGTYISTASVEVPQALQDGEKFIRWDDDSGTGTPVTMRVDAKGFFLYWVDQNNELDILDIATIRDVRTGQYAKKPKENKLRQIVTLGPQDTLEEKTVTVCHGSDFVNMTFVNFCCTRKEIAQLWSDGLIKLAYSLAQLNGSAIMFLQKAHTKLCLQVDKSGRIPVKNIIKLFAQNKEDRKRVEKALDVTGLPSGKVDSISVSKFQFEDFYNLYKYLTQRSEVERLFDSIVGNSKRKCMSITQLVEFLNKTQRDPRLNEILYPYANPARAKELIQQYEPNKFNAQKGQLSLDGFLRYLMGDDNPIMAPNKLDLCDDMDQPLSHYFINSSHNTYLTGHQLTGKSSVEIYRQCLLAGCRCVELDFWNGRTEEPVIVHGYTFVPEIFAKDVLEAIAESAFKTSEYPVILSFENHCNPRQQAKIANYCREIFGDMLLDKPLDSHPLEANVDLPPPAMLRRKIIIKNKKKHHHHHHHHHHKKPQGGAGQVGGTPAASNKLTAANSVDAKAAQQVAAHEEGGVARSTANGDIGTGHAPPLQQIRQSSKDSTGSSDSDSSSDDESLPNTTPNPPSGNEPPPDKAQKETEAGAEISALVNYVQPIHFSSFENAEKKNRCYEMSSFDEKQATTLLKERPIEFVNYNKHQLSRVYPAGTRFDSSNFMPQLFWNAGCQLVALNFQTLDLAMQLNLGIFEYNARSGYLLKPEFMRRSDRRLDPFAESTVDGIIAGTVSITVLSGQFLTDKRVNTFVEVDMYGLPADTVRKKFRTKTVRDNGMNPVYDEDPFVFKKVVLPELASIRIAAYEEGGKLIGHRVLPVIGLCPGYRHVNLRSEVGQPIALASLFLCVVVKDYVPDDLSNFAEALANPIKYQSELEKRDIQLSVLTDETDAVANADEDLSKSFVFVQVGGQKKELRPVESLATSPKHRASISAAAAMSVDFRDAADRPDGIRGVGGGDDSTSIVAPSIQHQHSLDQSVSTSIRQVESSQFDVDLVIAEPLEKILDHKSVKEKRLEMEKKLESMRKKHDKEKVKIAGQKSSPLEGKKPKFAIPNKLVKRLSNKSLEPSVEIPACPLDLGDSSEESVGTAADAGEDLAGGSTTSKDGVTQESRLRSACREYTTQYRELQEKYHEAIYAAAEKVLKASQTSQVKQLKASLDKVTGEVMHQLQEARRNEVKTLATVHRDRDELVRMKREVASSVVERGVAERVRLKQTFDRRNDELQKQHESVRNALTEHRSKARQILDKDAESRNCVSSSGFLVLFHGPHHHGCTGSTGSAGNNLTLNLEAGAVGGGGISPAKSHNSISGAAEMKT from the exons gagaATAAGCTGCGCCAAATTGTGACTCTGGGGCCGCAGGACACGCTCGAGGAGAAGACAGTGACGGTGTGCCATGGCTCCGATTTTGTCAACATGACGTTCGTCAACTTTTGCTGCACTCGCAAGGAAATAGCCCAG CTCTGGTCCGATGGTCTCATCAAGCTGGCCTACAGCCTGGCCCAACTCAATGGATCGGCGATTATGTTCCTGCAGAAGGCCCACACCAAGCTCTGCCTGCAGGTGGACAAGAGCGGTCGCATACCGGTGAAAAA CATCATAAAACTTTTCGCCCAGAACAAGGAGGATCGCAAACGTGTCGAGAAGGCGCTGGACGTGACCGGTTTGCCGTCGGGAAAGGTCGATAGCATATCGGTGTCCAAATTTCAATTCGAGGACTTTTACAATTTGTACAAATATCTCACGCAGCGCTCCGAGGTGGAGCGACTATTTGACAGCAT CGTTGGCAACTcgaaacgcaagtgcatgtcCATCACCCAGCTGGTGGAGTTCCTCAACAAGACGCAGCGCGATCCCCGCCTCAACGAGATCCTCTATCCGTACGCGAATCCCGCCCGGGCCAAGGAGCTCATTCAGCAGTACGAGCCCAACAAGTTCAACGCACAAAAGGGCCAACTCAGTTTGGATGGCTTTTTGAG GTATCTCATGGGAGACGACAATCCCATAATGGCGCCGAATAAGCTGGATCTCTGCGACGACATGGACCAGCCGCTCTCGCACTACTTCATCAACTCCTCGCACAACACTTACCTGACAGGACATCAGCTGACGGGCAAGTCCTCGGTGGAGATTTATAGGCAGTGCCTCCTGGCGGGTTGCAG ATGCGTTGAGCTGGACTTTTGGAATGGACGCACCGAGGAGCCGGTCATCGTCCATGGCTACACGTTCGTCCCGGAAATCTTTGCCAAGGACGTGCTGGAGGCCATCGCAGAGagtgcatttaaaacatcCGAATACCCTGTGATATTGAGCTTTGAGAATCACTGCAATCCCCGGCAACAG GCCAAAATTGCAAACTATTGCCGTGAAATATTTGGCGATATGCTGCTCGACAAGCCCCTCGATTCGCATCCTTTGGAGGCAAATGTGGACCTGCCACCGCCGGCGATGCTGCGACGCAAGATCATAATTAAGAACAAGAAGAAGcaccaccatcatcatcaccatcaccaccacAAGAAGCCGCAGGGCGGAGCGGGCCAGGTGGGCGGTACACCGGCAGCCAGCAACAAATTGACGGCGGCGAATTCAG TGGACGCAAAGGCGGCGCAACAAGTGGCCGCCCACGAGGAGGGGGGCGTGGCCAGGAGCACGGCCAACGGAGACATTGGCACAGGACATGCACCGCCATTGCAA CAAATCCGGCAGAGCTCCAAGGACAGCACCGGCTCCTCCGATTCAGATAGCTCCTCGGACGACGAATCCCTGCCCAACACCACCCCCAATCCCCCCAGTGGCAACGAACCGCCGCCGGATAAGGCCCAGAAGGAGACAGAAGCTGGAGCCGAGATCTCCGCGTTGGTCAACTATGTCCAGCCCATACACTTTAGCTCATTCGAGAATGCGGAAA AGAAGAACCGGTGCTATGAGATGTCCTCGTTCGATGAGAAACAGGCCACCACCCTGCTAAAAGAGCGACCCATCGAGTTTGTGAACTACAACAAGCACCAGCTCTCCCGCGTCTATCCGGCCGGAACCCGATTCGACAGCTCCAACTTCATGCCTCAGCTGTTCTGGAATGCCGGATGCCAGTTGGTGGCCCTCAACTTTCAAACCCTCGACCTGGCCATGCAGCTCAACCTGGGAATCTTCGAGTACAATGCCCGATCTGGTTACTTACTGAAGCCGGAGTTCATGCGACGCTCCGATCGCCGGCTGGATCCTTTTGCCGAGAGCACTGTGGATGGCATCATAGCAGGCACTGTTTCCATTACGGTTCTGTCCGGACAATTCCTCACCGACAAGAGGGTGAACACCTTCGTGGAGGTGGACATGTATGGTCTGCCGGCGGACACAGTGCGCAAGAAGTTCCGCACCAAGACGGTCCGAGACAATGGCATGAATCCGGTTTACGACGAGGATCCGTTTGTATTTAAGAAGGTGGTTCTGCCGGAACTGGCCAGCATCCGGATCGCGGCTTACGAGGAGGGCGGGAAACTGATCGGCCACCGGGTGTTGCCTGTCATTGGGCTATGCCCGGGCTACCGGCATGTGAACCTCCGGTCGGAGGTGGGCCAGCCCATAGCTCTGGCCTCCCTGTTCCTGTGCGTGGTGGTCAAGGACTATGTGCCCGATGATCTGTCCAATTTCGCCGAGGCTCTGGCCAATCCCATCAAGTACCAAAGCGAGCTGGAGAAGCGAGACATTCAGTTGTCGGTGCTGACGGATGAAACGGATGCGGTGGCCAATGCCGATGAGGATCTGTCCAAGTCGT TCGTTTTCGTCCAAGTAGGTGGCCAGAAGAAGGAGCTGCGTCCGGTGGAATCGCTAGCCACCTCGCCCAAGCACCGGGCCAGCATCTCGGCGGCGGCTGCCATGAGTGTGGACTTCCGGGATGCCGCCGATCGTCCGGACGGGATTCGGGGAGTTGGTGGCGGCGACGATAGTACTTCTATTGTGGCACCCAGCATCCAGCATCAGCACTCCCTGGACCAATCAGTGTCCACCTCTATCCGTCAGGTGGAGTCGTCGCAGTTCGATGTGGACCTGGTGATTGCAGAGCCCCTGGAAAAGATTCTCGACCACAAGTCCGTCAAGGAGAAGCGCCTGGAGATGGAGAAGAAGCTGGAGTCGATGCGCAAGAAGCACGACAAGGAGAAGGTCAAGATCGCCGGGCAGAAGTCGAGTCCCCTGGAGGGCAAGAAGCCCAAGTTCGCGATCCCCAATAAGCTGGTAAAGCGGCTGAGCAACAAGAGTCT CGAACCCAGTGTGGAGATCCCCGCCTGCCCCCTGGATCTGGGCGACAGCAGTGAGGAGAGTGTCGGCACAGCCGCCGATGCTGGCGAGGATTTGGCCGGTGGCAGCACTACCTCCAAAGACGGAGTCACCCAGGAGAGCCGGTTACGCAGTGCCTGCCGGGAGTATACTACGCAATACAGGGAACTGCAGGAGAAGTATCACGAGGCCATCTATGCTGCTGCGGAGAAGGTGCTGAAGGCCTCGCAAACATCACAGGTGAAGCAGCTGAAGGCTTCTCTGGACAAGGTGACCGGCGAGGTGATGCACCAGCTGCAGGAGGCACGGCGCAATGAGGTCAAGACTCTGGCCACGGTTCACAGGGATAGGGATGAGCTGGTCAG AATGAAGCGGGAGGTGGCCAGCTCTGTGGTGGAGCGTGGAGTGGCGGAGCGAGTGCGTCTGAAGCAGACTTTCGACCGAAGAAACGATGAGCTACAGAAGCAGCATGAGTCCGTGAGGAATGCCCTGACAGAACATCGCTCAAAG GCCCGTCAAATCCTTGACAAGGACGCCGAGTCCCGCAACTGTGTCTCTAGCAGTGGCTTTCTGGTGCTCTTCCATGGACCCCACCATCATGGCTGCACCGGGAGCACCGGATCAGCGGGCAATAATCTCACCCTGAATTTGGAAGCGGGAGCAGTTGGCGGAGGCGGAATCTCGCCGGCCAAATCGCACAATAGTATATCGGGCGCTGCTGAGATGAAAACATAA